ttattaaaatatttttttttcacaaaaaccCCTAAAAATAGGAATCTAGATGGGTAGATTGCAAAAACAAATAGCAGGTCGGCTAAGGCCAAAGTAAGCaccattttttttgttgggggaaGGGGGtgggcggggggggggggggggtgtttgGTTCTGGTCCAGGGTCACTCGATTCGTCGACAACCAAACACTTCAACTACCACGCCACGTTAATTGAATTGAGCAGAATGGCAGATTTAAGCGGTGGTAGATGAGTCACGGGTGCCAACAAATTACCACTGGACTACGCTAGTAGTATTCAATCTACCACCCATACAACGCCATTCAAAAAAATACATACATAACCATAATGTCTATATAACCTCTCTTCGATTTCCATTGAATTAGTAGTAACCAGCAACACTAGATTGTTCTCTGCCAATAAAGAATCTGCCGCAGGTTTCTTTCGCAATAATTTTCAGAGTGAGTGATCTTTTCTCCCTGTGCGTGCTCCAGTTTGCCAACTGCAGTCCGCAGATACTTTTGATCGTCGGTTGTTGTTcggttttttcttttgtttctcacCATTAACGATAGAAATTTTATCCTATTATTCGTCTTCTTTCCTGGGTTAGAAGGGGTTTCGTGTTTGGGTGATAATTTCATTTGTTTCTGGGAATGCTAAAACAGCTCCGGCACaactttctttcattttttaacCAAATTTGTGTTTAGCTGCGTTTGTTTTAACTAAATTGCTTCGGATTTTAAATCATTACTACTATGGTAAAGAAACAGGGATCTGATAATTGATTCGTTTGCATGCCTATATGCTCTGCAGTGGGAACTGAAGTAGTGAAGGTGGATGAAATTTCCTTTCCTCTCCAAGTCACCCCTTCTACCACCAAGCCACTATCTTTGCTAGGCCATGGTAAGTCACTTGTAAACGTACTCTGGAGCCCCCATTGCTTAattttcccctcttttttttgggggggggggggggggtcaaTTATGTTGAGGTGTATTTTGCAACAGGTATAACTGACGTTGAGGTTCACTTCCTTCAAATTAAATTCACTGCAATTGGGGTTTATATGGATTCCGAAATTGTCACCTATTTACAACAATGGAAGGGCAAGAAGTGCACTGATCTTGCTGAAGACGATGACTTCTTTGAGGCTATAATTTCTGGTAAACTTCTCCCCCTCCCCAATCCCTTAGCCcctcttacaaaaaaaaatttacacattGTTAATTCTTATTAAATGATCTCTCAGATATGCAAGTTTTGTGGAGCATTGTCCCCTCTGACTCCATCTCCAACTTTTTTCTAAGCCCTCTCCATTAACATGACATCGTGCCAGATTCCTGGTTAGATGGAAAAATCAAGACAAGCAATTACATTATAGGAATCAAACAACAAAAAACTTCACCAGTGGGACACTTACATTCCCATAGTGatttttaaagggtttgattgacATATTTGATAGATTTCCCGTGGTCAAATTATCTACAACTGACCAAATTCGAAGTGCCTATGTATCTCGAGGCTTTGAGCACTGCTCCTCACCAgttaataataatattaataattttgaggTGTGTAAATGACGAGTGATTTACTGCGTTTTACTCTTTTAACACTTCTTCTTTGGCAGCCCCCGTGGACAAGTTTCTGAGAATCGTAGTGATTAAAGAGATCAAGGGCTCGCAATATGGTGTGCAGCTAGAAAGCGCGGTGAGGGATCGACTTGCAGCTGATGATAAATATGAAGATGAGGAGGAAGCAGCTCTCGAGGAACTTATTGAGTTTTTCCAACCTAAATATTTCAAGAAAGATTCTATCTTGACATATTATTTCCCTGCCGGTTCTTCTGCCCCTGCTGAGGTGATCATTATCGTCTCCTAGATACTAGTATAATTATACCATTATCCGTAATACCGTCCATAAACCTACATGGTTTAATCTAGAATTGATCTTTGACCCCGGATTACTGAATATTTATTTGATGACAGATTACATTCACAACAGAGGGAAAAGAGGAATCAAAGATAGAGGTGGAGAATGCTAACGTGGTTGAGATGATCAAGATATGGTACCTGGGTGGAACCAGAGGGGTGTCACAGACCACCATCTCCTCCTTAGCCAATACTCTTGCTGCCGAGTTATCTAAAGAATGAAGTTAAACGTCTACTGCCTGGGCTTGGAATCTTGGTCTGTACTTTCTACGTTAATGGTGTTACCTGGTGTTGGGATTCATGGTCTTCCTAATAGCTAATCTATTTTACTATTGCTATTGCTGTTACGGATCCCCAAAAAAGGGATCCGTAGAATTTATTTTACTTCATAAACAGAGCTACTGGAATTCCCCTGTATGTTCTTGTTACTTGAACGCTTCCACTATTTAATTTGTGGTCTTTTGTATTTGGAAAAACTTTTCAAGAAACGCGTATAACAGTTCTCAGTAAATCACTTAGAATGCTAGTTTAACTCGccaaaaggttaaaagaaaaaCGTGCCGAGTGGTTGATGCTTTATTTGTTAGAGGTGCATCGAGTTTTAGCCAATTGTGACCTACGATCTGAATATTTTAAGAAGGTGGAGACACGGTTCTTCGATTACCAATTCGCTTATCATCTGGGAAGGTGGAATCTAAGGGGTTGTGGAAAACGTGGGTTTGACATAATTTGTTAGTAACTCGTTTGTTTCTTTCCAATTGAACATGATGATATAAAAGAAGTTTCATTT
This portion of the Coffea arabica cultivar ET-39 chromosome 2e, Coffea Arabica ET-39 HiFi, whole genome shotgun sequence genome encodes:
- the LOC113730249 gene encoding chalcone isomerase-like protein 2, whose product is MGTEVVKVDEISFPLQVTPSTTKPLSLLGHGITDVEVHFLQIKFTAIGVYMDSEIVTYLQQWKGKKCTDLAEDDDFFEAIISAPVDKFLRIVVIKEIKGSQYGVQLESAVRDRLAADDKYEDEEEAALEELIEFFQPKYFKKDSILTYYFPAGSSAPAEITFTTEGKEESKIEVENANVVEMIKIWYLGGTRGVSQTTISSLANTLAAELSKE